A portion of the Rhodopseudomonas sp. BAL398 genome contains these proteins:
- a CDS encoding type II toxin-antitoxin system HipA family toxin has protein sequence MPDYTAHVALGESQTPVGQLRFTQAGPRQFSTFSYDPAWIENPRAFAVQPTLPLEGGPFHMSGQPGNMRDALAGVFADAAPDSWGRRLLERAYGNGLSEFEYLTLSDDTCRQGALRFLDDAGKIIRGAAADAVPRLVDLQAITAIARAYEQGREISAEEMQALAGAGGSGGARPKANVRDGETLWLAKFTSVHDQQPIERVEVATLRLARACGIRTPEVRLELTDTPFPVALIQRFDRRGIARIPYISARTALGKIGTELGSYTEIVDFMRAYAADPQADFRELFLRLVFTILVSNKDDHLKNHGFVYVGSGRWRLSPVFDVNPAPDRNPHLETAILEGGAHDRSIRLALEACEFFEIAEADARRMIRETALRISDGWREVLRQVGVSGTLAREYEAAFVNEQTDLALAI, from the coding sequence ATGCCAGACTACACAGCCCATGTCGCTCTCGGCGAGAGCCAGACGCCGGTCGGCCAATTGCGCTTCACGCAGGCCGGGCCGCGGCAGTTCTCGACCTTCTCCTATGATCCTGCCTGGATCGAGAATCCCCGCGCCTTCGCCGTACAGCCGACCTTGCCACTTGAAGGCGGACCATTTCACATGTCCGGCCAGCCCGGAAACATGCGTGACGCACTGGCGGGTGTGTTCGCCGACGCCGCGCCGGATAGCTGGGGCCGCAGGCTTCTCGAACGCGCCTATGGCAACGGCCTTTCCGAATTCGAATATCTGACCCTGTCCGATGATACCTGTCGGCAGGGCGCGCTGCGATTTCTCGATGATGCCGGGAAGATCATCCGGGGTGCAGCGGCCGACGCCGTGCCGCGTTTGGTCGATCTGCAGGCGATCACCGCCATCGCGCGGGCCTATGAGCAGGGCAGGGAGATTTCCGCCGAGGAGATGCAGGCACTCGCTGGCGCGGGCGGTTCCGGCGGCGCGCGTCCCAAGGCCAATGTCCGGGACGGCGAGACGCTCTGGCTTGCCAAGTTCACCTCGGTCCACGACCAGCAGCCGATCGAGCGCGTTGAGGTTGCGACGCTTCGCCTGGCCCGTGCCTGCGGCATCCGCACGCCCGAGGTCAGGTTGGAGTTGACCGACACGCCGTTTCCGGTGGCGCTGATCCAGCGGTTCGATCGGCGCGGGATCGCGCGTATTCCCTATATCTCGGCGCGTACCGCTCTGGGGAAGATCGGGACCGAACTCGGCTCCTATACCGAGATCGTCGATTTCATGCGGGCCTATGCCGCCGATCCGCAAGCCGATTTCCGCGAGCTCTTCCTACGCCTGGTCTTCACCATCCTTGTGTCGAACAAAGACGACCATCTGAAGAACCACGGCTTCGTCTATGTGGGATCCGGTCGCTGGCGCCTGTCGCCGGTTTTCGATGTGAACCCTGCGCCGGATCGCAATCCGCATCTTGAAACGGCGATCCTTGAGGGCGGCGCGCACGATCGGTCCATCCGTCTGGCCCTCGAAGCGTGCGAGTTCTTCGAGATCGCCGAAGCAGATGCTCGCCGGATGATCCGCGAGACGGCGCTGCGCATTTCCGATGGATGGCGTGAGGTGCTTCGACAGGTGGGCGTCTCGGGTACTCTAGCGCGCGAATATGAAGCCGCCTTCGTCAATGAGCAGACCGACCTCGCTCTTGCCATTTAA
- a CDS encoding helix-turn-helix domain-containing protein: MGSPKSKSALERLGHDVRGARLRRGIAVADLAVRAGTSPSTVTRLEKGDPGVAIGTLADVLVVLGLVERLADLIDIRKDDLGLALAAEQLPRRGRSFATTLRRQKAREESPQDGADVVDPDGAAF; the protein is encoded by the coding sequence ATGGGTTCGCCAAAATCAAAGTCCGCCCTCGAAAGGCTTGGTCACGACGTTCGCGGCGCGCGCCTGCGGCGCGGCATCGCCGTGGCCGATTTGGCGGTGCGTGCGGGCACGTCGCCGAGCACCGTCACGCGCCTTGAGAAGGGTGACCCCGGCGTCGCCATCGGCACGTTGGCCGATGTCCTGGTCGTCCTGGGCCTTGTCGAAAGGCTCGCCGACCTGATTGATATCCGCAAGGACGATCTGGGCCTGGCGCTGGCCGCCGAACAACTGCCACGTCGCGGGAGGTCGTTCGCGACCACGCTACGCAGGCAGAAAGCCAGGGAAGAGTCTCCGCAGGATGGAGCGGATGTCGTCGATCCGGACGGCGCGGCCTTCTGA